The genomic DNA TCATACCCGGCGAGCGCGGCGCGCAGGCGGGATTCCGCCGCCTGAATATCCGGGCGGCGAGCCATCACTTTCAGCGGCGTTTTGGCTATTACCGCCACCCGCTGACTGGCATCCAGTACTGTCGATTCATCCGCGTGCTGCTCCGCCGGACGGTTCAGCAGCAGCGCCAGCGCATTGCGGCTGTTATCCCGCTGTTGCTCCAGCGCGCGCAGCTGGTTCTGACGGCTGAGCAACGACTGCTGCGCCTGTAACACATCCAGTTGCCCGACCTTCCCGGCGCGGTACCAGGAATCCATCAGTTGCACGGTCTGTTCTGAAATGGCGATCCCCGCCCGCTGATTGCGGATTTGCTGGTTGTACAGGGCGATGCTCCAGTAAAGCTGCGCGGTGGTGCCGATGGTCGACAGCACCGTCGCGTCATAATCCTGTGCGCTGGCCACCGCTTCCCATTCGCTTTGTTCCCGGGTACGCGCCAGTTTCCCCCACAGATCGAGCTCGTAGCCGATAGTGATACCCGTGTTGTAGCTCTCCAGCGCCGTGGGGTTGCGGCGCAGGTTTTTGCTGTTGCTCGCCGTGCCTGAGACCGCCACGTCCGGCGTCAGATTGGTACTGGTTAACCCGGCGGCGATCCGCGCCTGCTGGAGCGTAATGGCCGCCGCGGCGAGATCGTTATTGCTTTCCAGCACCTGTTCGATCACCCGTGACAGGCGGGGATCATCAAACCGCTGCCACCAGTTTTGATACGCCTGCGCACTCTCAACACCGGTCGCCGGTTGCCACTGGGTGGGCAGCGACAACAACGGGCGCTGGTAGTCGCTACGGGTGAAATTGCCGCAACTGGTCAGCAGAAGCAGGGCCGGGAGGAGATAAGCGATTTTTGTCTTCATTCGCGGGCCAGTGCCTCAGTCGGGTTGAGGCGGGCTGCTCTGCGCGCCGGGAAATAGCCAAACGTCAGGCCGATCAGCGCGGAAAACCCGCAGGCCATCACCACCGGAAACGCGGTGAAGACCATCGAAAACTCATTGGTGAAGAGTGAAAAGAGATTACCGGCGATCCACGAGCCAATGACGCCGATAAGCCCGCCGAGGGCGCAGATCATCACCGCCTCGATCAGAAACTGATTCATGATGTCCAGCGGACGTGCGCCGACCGACAAACGAATGCCGATCTCATGCGTGCGCTCCGTCACCGACACCAGCATGATATTCATCACCCCGACGCCGCCCACCAGCAGGGAAATCGCCGCAATGGTGGTGATCAGCAACGACATCGAATCCGAGGTTTTTTGCAGGGCGTTAGCCAGTTGATCATCGGTCTGGGTGAAGAAATCCTTTTTGCCGTGCTCGCGCAAAAGGTGGCGTTCGGCACGCTGCGTGGCGTCCTGCGGCGTCAGGGTTTCCTGAAAACGTAAGATGATGGCCTCGAGCGGCTTTTCACCAGTGATGCGGTGCTGGAGCGAGGTATGCGGCACCCACGCCGCCATGTATCCCCCCACCACTTTCGGGCCGGGTTTCGCCGCCACGCCAGTCACCCGCCACGGCGCCCCGGCAATCTGCACAATTTGCCCGAGCGGATCTTCACCGCCCGGAAAGAGCGTATCGCGCCCGGTTTCGTCGAGGATCAGCACCGGCTCGCCTTCGGCGACGTCGCGGGCGGTAAAGCCGTTGCCCTGCACAAAGCGCAGTCCCTGTAAGGAAAAATAATCCTGCGAGACACCGGACAGCATCATTGAAGAGTCGAGTCCTTTGCGTACGGCGAGGGTCATGCTGCTGACCATCGGCGACACGCCCAAAATCCACGGCAGTTTTTGCAGACTGCTGACGTCATCCATCGATAATGCGCGCTCCATGTCCGGGCGCTTGTTCCCCCAGCCGGTACCGGGGCGGATCTCAAGCGTGGTATTGCCGAGTTTGCCGATCTCGCTCATGATCGCCTGCCGCGCGCCTTCGCCCACCGCCATCGACGACACCACGGACGAGATGCCGATGATAATCCCCAGCATCGAAAGAAACGCGCGCATCCGGTGACCGAGCAGAGAACGCCACGCCATGCGAACCGATTCGTGGATGCTGCGCCCCAGCGAGGCGCGGCCGTTATCCTGTTCGGGTAGCGCGGCGGCGCGGTTCACGGTTTCCGTTTGCCGGATGTCAGCCACGATGCGGCCATCGCTAATCTCGACAATGCGTTGTGCCTGCGAGGCGATGTCGCGATCGTGAGTCACGATAATCACCGTGTGACCTGAAGCGTGAAGCTGGTGGAGCACCGTCATCAGCGCTTTGCCGTTGACGCTGTCGAGGGCGCCGGTCGGCTCATCCGCCAGAATCACCTGCGCGCCGTTGATCAGCGCCCGGCAGATGCTCACGCGCTGTTGCTGCCCGCCGGAAAGCTGCGCCGGGCGATGTTGCAACCGGTCTTCCAGACCGAGTTTTTGCGCCAGTTCCTGTGTGCGGGAAACGCGTTGCGCTTCCGGCATGGCGGTATACAGCGCCGGAATGGCGATGTTTTCTTCTGCCGTCAGGTAAGGCATCAGGTGGTAGCGCTGGAAAATAAAGCCCAGATAGCGGCTACGCAGTTCGGCGAGACGCAGGCTGCTGGCGTTGTGCACCGCCGTGCCGTTAATGATGACTTCCCCGGCGGTGGGTTTGTCGAGGCAGCCAATGATATTCATCAGCGTTGATTTTCCCGAGCCGGACGCACCAACAATCGCCACCATTTCCCCGGCGGCAATCGACAGCGAAATGTCGGTCAGCACCGGGATTTTTTGCGTTCCGGCGCTAAATTCACGGTAGACGTGGCGCAGGGTGATAATCGGTTCCATGGTTTATCCCTGCACCGTGTCCTGCGCCACCACCACGCGATCGCCCATCTGCAACCCTTCCAGCACTTCTGCGTACTGGCGATCGTTAATCCCGATGCGAATGGTGCGCTGCCGGGTTTTGCCGTTCTCAACGGTGGTGACATGGTAGCTGTCGGTATCCAGCGCCTGACCCAGCGCCGCCACCGGAATACGCAGTACGCCTTTGGCCTCGGCAATCTGAATAAATACCTGCGCCGTCATGGCGGTTTTGAGTTCGCGTTCGGTATTCGGGATATCAAAGGTGCCGTTGTAGTACACGGCGGTGGCCTGCTGGTTATTACCGGTGCTGCCGGGCTGCTGCTCTTCCAGCGCCTCCTGCGGTGCGGGCTGTACAAACCCCATCGTGCTGGTGTAGTGCTTTTCGGGGTTGGCAATCACGTAAAAGCGCAGCGGCTGACCGGGGTGGATTTTTTGGATATCGGCTTCGGAGATCCGTGTCTGTACCAGCATGGTGTCCAGATCCGCCAGCACCAGAATGGTTGGCGCCATTTGCGATGACACAATCGTTTGCCCTTCATGGGTGACGATACCGAGCACTTCACCGTCAATCGGGGCGACGATGCGGGTATAGCCGAGATTGGCGTTGGCGGTTTTGACCGCCATCTCTGCCTGCACAATCTGCGAGTCGCTGACCTCAACCTGCTGGATCTGCGCGTCATAATCCGCACTTGCCTGCTCTAAATCGCTGCGCACGCCGGAGCCATCGCGCATCATCGCCTGCTGGCGCGCATACTCCAGACGATAACGCTTGAGCGCGGTCTCTTCGGCGCGTTTCTGCGCCCTGGCGCTCGCCAGTTGCGCCTCGGCGTTATTCAGTTCGGACTCCTGGATAGTCGGATCGATCTCCGCCAGCAGCTGGCCTTTTTTCACCTTGTCGCCGAGTCGCACATACAGCTTGCGCAGTTGTCCGTTCACCTGCGCCCCGACGTTCACCTGCACGGCGGGTTTGAGGATACCGGTCACCAGCACCACTTTTTCGATATCGCCTTTGTCGACTGTTTCAACGTGCAGGTTTTCCTGCGGCGACGGTGAGGTGAAGGAGGCAATCGACACACCGACCAACGCGACTGCCGCCACAATGCCAGCGCCTGCGAGTAACCAACGGGGTTTAAGACGCCATGGCTTCATGCGGTAAGTTCCTTCTTAAAGTCCAGGGGAGTTAAGGGGCTGTTCAGGCGGGTGAGTTGCCCCTCAGCCAGTTGGTAGATGCGCTGAAACCCGGCCAGCACCTGATCGCTGTGAGTCACGACAATCAACGATTTTCCGGTCTGACGACAATGGGCATGAATGGCGTCCATCACAATCGCCGCCGTGTCGTCGTCGAGGTTGGCGGTGGGTTCATCAAGCAGCAGCACCGGACGCGCACTGTACAGCGCCCGCGCCAGCAATAAGCGTTGACGCTGGCCGAGTGAGAGCGCGGCATGGCTTTCGCGGATCAACGCGTCGATACCGCCAGGCAACGCCTGTACCACATCGCCCAGCGCCAGCGACGCCAGCAGCGACTCAATCCGCTGGCGATCCCGTTCACGGTATTGCGCATCGAACAGGGTGATGTTTTCGCGAACCGAGGCGTTAAACAGAATATCTTCCTGGCTTTGCAGGCAGACGGTTTGCGCCAGTTGTTGACGGGGGATTGGTGTTT from Trabulsiella odontotermitis includes the following:
- a CDS encoding efflux transporter outer membrane subunit, whose translation is MKTKIAYLLPALLLLTSCGNFTRSDYQRPLLSLPTQWQPATGVESAQAYQNWWQRFDDPRLSRVIEQVLESNNDLAAAAITLQQARIAAGLTSTNLTPDVAVSGTASNSKNLRRNPTALESYNTGITIGYELDLWGKLARTREQSEWEAVASAQDYDATVLSTIGTTAQLYWSIALYNQQIRNQRAGIAISEQTVQLMDSWYRAGKVGQLDVLQAQQSLLSRQNQLRALEQQRDNSRNALALLLNRPAEQHADESTVLDASQRVAVIAKTPLKVMARRPDIQAAESRLRAALAGYDASRLSFYPSLSLDAALNAGSQIFSQWFSDPIRTVGGSLALPFIQWNTMTLTVKQADLQVKQAAIAFRSTAYAALAEVDNAMEKRLSAEEQRARLHESLALSQQRLRLTESRYRAGAVDFQTLLDAQDDLLMLENSLAQTQYDYLYATLQLWLAQGGGETQYRITNHDYE
- a CDS encoding ABC transporter permease, which gives rise to MEPIITLRHVYREFSAGTQKIPVLTDISLSIAAGEMVAIVGASGSGKSTLMNIIGCLDKPTAGEVIINGTAVHNASSLRLAELRSRYLGFIFQRYHLMPYLTAEENIAIPALYTAMPEAQRVSRTQELAQKLGLEDRLQHRPAQLSGGQQQRVSICRALINGAQVILADEPTGALDSVNGKALMTVLHQLHASGHTVIIVTHDRDIASQAQRIVEISDGRIVADIRQTETVNRAAALPEQDNGRASLGRSIHESVRMAWRSLLGHRMRAFLSMLGIIIGISSVVSSMAVGEGARQAIMSEIGKLGNTTLEIRPGTGWGNKRPDMERALSMDDVSSLQKLPWILGVSPMVSSMTLAVRKGLDSSMMLSGVSQDYFSLQGLRFVQGNGFTARDVAEGEPVLILDETGRDTLFPGGEDPLGQIVQIAGAPWRVTGVAAKPGPKVVGGYMAAWVPHTSLQHRITGEKPLEAIILRFQETLTPQDATQRAERHLLREHGKKDFFTQTDDQLANALQKTSDSMSLLITTIAAISLLVGGVGVMNIMLVSVTERTHEIGIRLSVGARPLDIMNQFLIEAVMICALGGLIGVIGSWIAGNLFSLFTNEFSMVFTAFPVVMACGFSALIGLTFGYFPARRAARLNPTEALARE
- a CDS encoding efflux RND transporter periplasmic adaptor subunit, whose protein sequence is MKPWRLKPRWLLAGAGIVAAVALVGVSIASFTSPSPQENLHVETVDKGDIEKVVLVTGILKPAVQVNVGAQVNGQLRKLYVRLGDKVKKGQLLAEIDPTIQESELNNAEAQLASARAQKRAEETALKRYRLEYARQQAMMRDGSGVRSDLEQASADYDAQIQQVEVSDSQIVQAEMAVKTANANLGYTRIVAPIDGEVLGIVTHEGQTIVSSQMAPTILVLADLDTMLVQTRISEADIQKIHPGQPLRFYVIANPEKHYTSTMGFVQPAPQEALEEQQPGSTGNNQQATAVYYNGTFDIPNTERELKTAMTAQVFIQIAEAKGVLRIPVAALGQALDTDSYHVTTVENGKTRQRTIRIGINDRQYAEVLEGLQMGDRVVVAQDTVQG